One genomic window of Punica granatum isolate Tunisia-2019 chromosome 1, ASM765513v2, whole genome shotgun sequence includes the following:
- the LOC116199177 gene encoding triphosphate tunnel metalloenzyme 3-like, translated as MEVEIKLKLPDSTAHQKLSELLSPFHLKTLTQENVFFDSPAAELVKNFAALRLRFYDLDSRCVISLKAKPVISGGISRVEEEEEPLDPVLARTLVAEPSRILSVNPSNVVRRVREEYGVKELVCLGGFRNVRSVYEWRGLTLELDETMYDFGTSYEIECETVEPERDQKLIEGLLSENGVRYTYSSMNKFAVFRTGKLPE; from the coding sequence ATGGAAGTGGAAATCAAGCTCAAACTCCCCGACTCCACCGCGCACCAGAAGCTATCAGAACTCCTCTCCCCTTTCCACCTCAAAACCTTAACGCAAGAGAACGTCTTCTTCGACAGCCCCGCTGCCGAGCTCGTGAAAAATTTCGCCGCCCTCCGGCTCCGCTTCTATGACCTAGACTCCCGCTGTGTCATCTCGCTCAAAGCCAAGCCCGTAATATCGGGCGGGATCAGTCGGGtcgaggaggaagaagaacctCTCGACCCCGTCCTCGCCCGCACGTTGGTTGCCGAACCCAGCAGGATTTTGTCGGTCAATCCGTCGAACGTAGTTAGGAGAGTGAGGGAGGAATACGGGGTGAAGGAATTGGTGTGTTTGGGCGGGTTTAGGAATGTGAGGAGTGTTTATGAATGGAGGGGGCTTACGTTGGAGCTCGACGAGACAATGTACGACTTCGGGACAAGTTATGAGATCGAGTGCGAGACGGTGGAGCCGGAGAGGGACCAGAAGCTGATCGAGGGATTGTTGTCGGAGAATGGTGTGCGGTATACCTATTCAAGTATGAACAAGTTTGCGGTTTTTCGAACGGGGAAGTTGCCCGAGTAA
- the LOC116199023 gene encoding DEAD-box ATP-dependent RNA helicase 35 produces MSAAASAAGMGDFSTEEDDDYVEYVPVAKRRALEAQKILQRKGKSSVALEEEIEKAKQVEAKPSLLVRATQLKREQPEISPTEQMVQQEKEMIEHLSDRKTLMSVRELAKGITYTEPLLTGWKPSLNIRRMSRKECDMIRKQWHIIVDGEDIPPPIKNFKDMRFPEPILRKLKEKGIVQPTPIQVQGLPVILSGRDMIGIAFTGSGKTLVFVLPMIMIALQEEIMMPIVPGEGPFGLIVCPSRELARQTYEVVEQFLIPMREHGYPELRPLLCIGGVDMRSQVEVIRRGVHIVVATPGRLKDMLAKKRMNLDNCRYLCLDEADRLVDLGFEDDIREVFDHFKAQRQTLLFSATMPTKIQNFARSALVKPIIVNVGRAGAANLDVIQEVEYVKQEAKIVYLLECLQKTPPPVLIFCENKADVDDIHEYLLLKGVEAVAVHGGKDQEEREYAIASFKAGKKDVLVATDVASKGLDFPDIQHVINYDMPAEIENYVHRIGRTGRCGKTGIATTFINKNQSETTLLDLKHLLQEAKQRIPPVLAELNDPMEDVEAIATVSGVKGCAYCGGLGHRIRDCPKLEHQKSMQIASSRRDYFGSGGYRGEI; encoded by the exons ATGTCTGCAGCTGCTTCTGCTGCTGGCATGGGAGATTTCAGCACGGAGGAGGACGATGATTATGTCGAATATGTCCCAGTTGCAAAGCGAAGGGCTCTCGAAGCTCAGAAGATCCTACAGAGAAAAGGCAAATCTTCTGTTGCCCTGGAAGAAGAAATCGAGAAGGCGAAGCAAGTGGAAGCGAAACCCAGCCTCCTTGTTAGGGCCACCCAGCTCAAGCGCGAGCAGCCTGAGATCAGTCCAACCGAGCAGATGGTCCAGCAAGAAAAGGAGATGATTGAGCATTTATCGGATCGAAAGACCCTTATGTCTGTTCGCGAGCTGGCAAAGGGGATTACTTACACCGAGCCTCTGTTGACCGGGTGGAAGCCGTCTTTGAACATCAGAAGAATGTCAAGGAAAGAGTGTGATATGATTAGGAAGCAGTGGCACATAATTGTTGATGGGGAGGACATCCCTCCCCCGATAAAGAATTTCAAGGACATGAGATTCCCAGAGCCTATTTTGAGGAAACTGAAGGAAAAGGGGATTGTGCAGCCAACACCAATTCAGGTTCAAGGCCTCCCTGTGATCTTATCGGGTCGAGATATGATCGGGATTGCATTCACCGGATCCGGGAAGACCCTTGTTTTCGTGCTTCCAATGATCATGATTGCACTTCAGGAGGAAATTATGATGCCCATCGTGCCCGGAGAAGGGCCCTTTGGGTTAATAGTTTGCCCATCGAGGGAGCTTGCTAGACAGACTTATGAGGTTGTAGAGCAGTTCCTGATTCCAATGAGGGAGCACGGGTATCCCGAATTGCGGCCTTTGCTGTGCATTGGTGGAGTTGATATGCGTTCCCAGGTGGAGGTGATTAGGAGAGGAGTGCATATTGTTGTGGCCACCCCTGGGAGATTGAAGGATATGCTTGCAAAGAAAAGGATGAACCTCGATAATTGCAG GTATCTTTGTTTGGATGAAGCAGACAGACTTGTGGATCTAGGATTTGAAGATGACATAAGGGAAGTGTTCGACCACTTCAAAGCTCAAAGACAGACACTCCTTTTCTCAGCCACCATGCCCACTAAGATCCAAAACTTTGCCCGAAGCGCCCTTGTGAAGCCTATAATAGTTAATGTGGGAAGAGCAGGAGCAGCAAATCTCGATGTTATTCAGGAGGTTGAGTATGTGAAACAGGAGGCAAAGATCGTCTACCTCCTCGAATGCCTCCAGAAGACCCCACCTCCCGTTCTGATATTCTGTGAGAACAAGGCCGATGTGGATGATATCCATGAGTATCTCCTCCTGAAAGGAGTGGAAGCAGTGGCCGTTCATGGAGGGAAGGATcaggaagagagagaatatgCTATTGCTTCTTTTAAAGCGGGCAAAAAGGATGTCCTGGTCGCTACGGATGTTGCTTCAAAGGGTCTGGACTTCCCAGACATTCAACATGTGATCAACTACGACATGCCTgcagaaattgaaaattatgtcCACAGGATTGGGAGAACTGGAAGGTGTGGGAAGACGGGAATCGCCACCACTTTTATAAATAAGAACCAGAGTGAGACGACTCTCCTCGACCTGAAGCACCTGTTGCAGGAAGCCAAGCAGAGGATTCCTCCCGTCTTGGCAGAGCTTAATGATCCGATGGAAGATGTGGAAGCGATTGCTACTGTGAGTGGAGTGAAAGGGTGTGCATACTGTGGTGGTTTGGGACATAGGATCCGCGATTGTCCCAAGTTAGAGCATCAGAAAAGCATGCAGATTGCTAGCTCGAGACGGGATTATTTTGGATCTGGAGGCTATAGGGGAGAAATATGA
- the LOC116199167 gene encoding uncharacterized protein LOC116199167, translating to MEAELLALLNFNSQQNSTVASDRNEPTPLGDSSSSMSLSRSKNSINKGSTSKAVAETELVAERTPQIRANSQTGKATEQTSLMACKGKAPVLETGISAQNRVEYRSLSRSSLHRKRAIRVREIDELEERLSVLEEETRTAKQAFFEAVHDRKRLIDEVYQHFQNVDSSLHIRDRLTGEASTYAPLAATSFEEAEVNKEDRGVGLSLVLCECSTPFVVRKEGRMASLSGSGAR from the exons ATGGAAGCTGAGTTGTTAGCTCTGTTGAATTTCAATTCCCAGCAGAACTCCACAGTCGCTTCAGATAGAAATGAACCAACCCCTCTGGGAGATTCCTCATCAAGTATGAGTCTTTCGCGATCCAAGAACTCCATCAATAAAGGTAGTACAAGTAAGGCGGTCGCCGAAACCGAGTTAGTTGCTGAAAGAACACCACAGATCCGTGCAAACTCACAAACAGGAAAAGCTACGGAACAGACCAGCTTGATGGCATGCAAAGGAAAAGCACCGGTATTGGAGACGGGGATCTCGGCTCAAAATCGGGTTGAATATAGGAGCCTGTCGAGGAGCTCTTTGCATAGGAAACGAGCTATCCGGGTACGTGAAATAGATGAACTTGAGGAGAGGTTATCGGTTCTTGAAGAAGAAACCAGAACCGCAAAGCAAGCTTTTTTCGAGGCTGTGCATGACAGGAAAAGGCTCATTGATGAGGTTTATCAGCACTTTCAGAACGTAGACAGTTCCCTGCACATCAGAGATCGATTAACAGGAGAGGCTTCTACCTATGCTCCTTTAGCTGCCACGTCCTTTGAG GAAGCAGAAGTTAACAAGGAAGACAGAGGAGTCGGGCTGTCACTGGTTCTATGCGAATGTTCAACTCCATTCGTGGTGAGGAAAGAAGGGCGAATGGCCTCATTAAGTGGTTCAGGAGCTCGATGA
- the LOC116199117 gene encoding arogenate dehydrogenase 2, chloroplastic, translating into MLSFPSRQLSLASPQCAPVIYSSSLAVSQPLGPYRPTISPLCKPRLRCLTIRSIDAAQPYDYESHLQSKFHRSNSLKIAILGFGNFGQFLAKAFVRQGHTVIAHSRSDYGAVAKRLGVTFYSDLHDLCEQHPEVVVLSTSILSMEKVLRSIPLQRLKRSTLFVDVLSVKEFPRTLFMKVLPDEFDILCTHPMFGPESGKNSWAGLAFVYDKVRIGEDELRINRCEKFLDIFAREGCRMVKMPCSEHDKYAAGSQFITHTMGRMLEKFGLEYTPINTKGYETLLDLVKNTSGDSFDLYYGLFLYNKNALEQLQRLDMAFESLKMELFGNLQQIYRKQLFSDAEEETVQVRWSESRSVAPKLLHEGAPPAAPEAASETVA; encoded by the exons ATGCTGTCATTTCCCTCCAGACAGCTCTCTCTAGCATCCCCACAATGCGCTCCGGTGATCTATTCCTCCTCTCTCGCCGTCTCCCAACCCCTCGGTCCCTATAGGCCCACCATTTCCCCTCTCTGCAAGCCCCGCCTTAGGTGCCTCACCATCCGATCAATCGACGCAGCTCAGCCCTACGACTACGAGTCCCACCTCCAATCCAAGTTCCACCGCTCCAACTCCCTCAAGATCGCCATCCTCGGGTTCGGCAATTTCGGCCAGTTCCTCGCCAAGGCCTTCGTCAGGCAGGGCCATACTGTCATCGCACACTCGAGGTCGGACTATGGAGCTGTTGCGAAGAGGCTCGGGGTTACATTTTATTCCGACCTGCACGATCTATGTGAGCAACACCCGGAAGTCGTGGTGCTCTCTACTTCAATTCTGTCCATGGAGAAGGTGCTGAGGTCGATCCCTTTGCAGAGACTGAAGAGGAGCACCCTTTTTGTTGATGTGCTCTCCGTgaaggagtttcctaggactTTGTTCATGAAG GTTCTGCCCGATGAATTTGACATTCTTTGCACGCATCCGATGTTTGGCCCAGAGAGTGGTAAGAACTCATGGGCGGGGCTCGCTTTCGTGTACGACAAGGTCAGGATCGGAGAAGATGAGTTAAGAATCAACAGGTGCGAGAAGTTCTTGGACATTTTCGCTCGAGAAGGCTGCAGAATGGTCAAGATGCCCTGCTCCGAGCACGACAAATATGCGGCTGGGTCCCAGTTCATTACCCACACTATGGGGAGGATGTTGGAGAAGTTCGGTCTGGAGTATACCCCTATCAACACGAAAGGATACGAGACCCTTTTGGATTTAGTGAAGAACACTTCTGGGGATAGTTTCGACCTTTACTATGGACTGTTCCTTTATAACAAAAATGCACTGGAGCAGCTGCAGAGGTTGGATATGGCCTTCGAGTCCCTTAAGATGGAATTGTTTGGGAATTTGCAACAGATTTACAGGAAGCAGTTGTTCAGTGATGCAGAAGAGGAGACCGTTCAGGTAAGGTGGTCGGAGAGCCGATCTGTGGCACCAAAGCTGCTTCACGAAGGTGCTCCTCCTGCCGCTCCTGAAGCTGCTTCAGAGACTGTTGCTTGA
- the LOC116198979 gene encoding pyrophosphate-energized vacuolar membrane proton pump — MALLSALATEIAIPVCAVIGIVFSLVQWLLVSKVKLTPEQRSPAAANSSNKNGYTECLIEEEEGVNEYSIVAKCADIQNAISEGATSFLFTEYQYVGIFMVAFAILIFLFLGSVEGFSTKSQPCTYDPLKTCKPALATAIFSTASFLLGAVTSVISGFLGMKIATYANARTTLEARKGVGKAFITAFRSGAVMGFLLAANGLLVLFIAINLFKLYYGDDWEGLFEAITGYGLGGSSMALFGRVGGGIYTKAADVGADLVGKVERNIPEDDPRNPAVIADNVGDNVGDIAGMGSDLFGSYAESSCAALVVASISSFGINHDFTSMCYPLLISSMGILVCLVTTLFATDFFEIKAVKEIEPALKKQLIISTVLMTFGIAIVSWIALPSSFTIFNFGVQKEVKNWQLFLCVGVGLWAGLIIGFVTEYYTSNAYSPVQDVADSCRTGAATNVIFGLALGYKSVIIPIFAIAVSIFVSFSLAAMYGIAVAALGMLSTIATGLAIDAYGPISDNAGGIAEMAGMSHRIRERTDALDAAGNTTAAIGKGFAIGSAALVSLALFGAFVSRAAISTVDVLTPKVFIGLIVGAMLPYWFSAMTMKSVGSAALKMVEEVRRQFNTIPGLMEGHAKPDYATCVKISTDASLKEMIPPGALVMLTPLIVGTLFGVETLSGVLAGSLVSGVQIAISASNTGGAWDNAKKYIEAGASEHARTLGPKGSDPHKAAVIGDTIGDPLKDTSGPSLNILIKLMAVESLVFAPFFATHGGLLFKIF, encoded by the exons ATGGCGCTGCTGTCGGCTCTCGCCACCGAGATCGCGATCCCGGTCTGCGCCGTGATTGGCATCGTGTTCTCCCTGGTCCAGTGGCTCCTCGTATCGAAGGTGAAGCTCACCCCGGAGCAGCGCTCCCCCGCGGCTGCTAACAGCAGCAACAAGAACGGTTACACCGAGTGCCTCatcgaggaagaagaaggcgTTAACGAGTACAGCATCGTGGCCAAGTGTGCTGACATTCAAAATGCCATCTCTGAAG GTGCaacatcttttctttttacggAGTACCAGTATGTTGGGATCTTCATGGTTGCTTTTGCAATATTGATATTCCTCTTCCTTGGCTCTGTTGAGGGTTTCAGCACAAAGAGCCAGCCTTGCACTTATGACCCCTTGAAGACATGCAAGCCAGCATTGGCAACAGCCATTTTCAGCACTGCCTCATTTTTGCTAGGTGCTGTCACTTCAGTCATCTCTGGGTTCCTTGGCATGAAAATTGCTACCTATGCCAATGCAAGGACTACTTTAGAAGCAAGAAAGGGAGTTGGCAAAGCCTTTATTACAGCTTTCAGGTCTGGTGCAGTTATGGGTTTTCTTCTAGCTGCCAATGGTCTGTTGGTGCTCTTCATTGCCATCAATCTCTTCAAATTGTACTATGGTGATGATTGGGAAGGTCTCTTTGAGGCTATTACTGGTTATGGTCTCGGTGGATCTTCCATGGCTCTCTTTGGAAGAGTGGGTGGTGGCATATATACTAAGGCTGCTGATGTCGGTGCTGATCTTGttggaaaagttgagagaaACATTCCAGAAGATGATCCAAGAAACCCAGCT GTGATTGCTGACAATGTTGGTGATAATGTTGGAGATATTGCCGGCATGGGATCTGATCTTTTTGGCTCGTACGCTGAATCATCTTGTGCTGCGCTTGTTGTTGCTTCCATCTCTTCGTTTGGAATCAACCATGACTTCACCTCTATGTGTTATCCCCTCCTTATTAGTTCAATGGGTATCCTTGTATGTTTGGTCACAACCCTCTTTGCCACAGATTTCTTTGAAATCAAAGCTGTGAAGGAAATTGAGCCAGCATTGAAGAAGCAACTCATCATTTCTACTGTCCTGATGACCTTTGGAATCGCAATAGTTAGTTGGATAGCCTTGCCATCATCATTCACAATCTTCAATTTTGGTGTCCAAAAAGAAGTTAAAAATTG GCAATTGTTCCTGTGTGTTGGTGTGGGTCTTTGGGCTGGTCTCATTATTGGATTTGTGACTGAATATTACACCAGCAATGCCTATAG CCCTGTCCAAGACGTTGCTGATTCATGCAGGACTGGAGCTGCCACAAACGTCATTTTTGGCCTCGCCTTGGGATATAAGTCCGTCATCATCCCAATTTTTGCCATTGCTGTCAGCATCTTTGTTAGTTTCAGCCTTGCTGCCATGTATGGTATAGCTGTGGCTGCCCTTGGAATGTTAAGTACTATTGCTACCGGATTAGCCATAGATGCTTACGGTCCCATTAGTGATAATGCTGGAGGCATTGCTGAGATGGCTGGCATGAGTCACCGCATCCGTGAGAGAACTGATGCCCTCGATGCTGCAGGGAACACTACTGCAGCCATTGGAAAG GGATTCGCCATTGGATCAGCTGCCCTGGTGTCATTGGCCCTTTTTGGTGCCTTTGTGAGTCGTGCTGCAATCTCAACTGTTGATGTCTTGACCCCGAAAGTCTTCATTGGTCTGATTGTGGGCGCCATGCTTCCCTATTGGTTCTCTGCCATGACCATGAAGAGTGTGGGAAGTGCAGCTTTAAAAATGGTTGAGGAAGTCCGCAGGCAATTCAACACCATTCCAGGTCTCATGGAGGGTCATGCTAAGCCAGACTATGCCACCTGTGTAAAGATCTCGACTGATGCCTCCCTTAAGGAGATGATTCCCCCCGGTGCTCTTGTTATGCTGACTCCTCTTATTGTGGGGACATTATTTGGTGTGGAGACTCTCTCTGGTGTTCTTGCTGGTTCCCTTGTGTCTGGTGTTCAG ATAGCAATATCTGCCTCTAACACGGGTGGTGCATGGGACAATGCCAAGAAGTATATTGAG GCTGGTGCCTCAGAGCATGCGAGGACCCTCGGCCCCAAGGGTTCGGACCCACACAAGGCTGCTGTCATTGGAGACACCATCGGGGACCCACTTAAGGACACCTCGGGCCCTTCACTTAACATTCTCATTAAGCTCATGGCAGTGGAGTCGCTCGTGTTTGCCCCTTTCTTTGCTACTCATGGTGGCCTCCTTTTCAAGATCTTCTGA
- the LOC116199103 gene encoding uncharacterized protein LOC116199103 yields MADIFLFPLNLLNLKKKPKEWSSSHNMRNNSGQWLVSRRARISTVRSSDEKDGKDTDSPAFNPFGFVTDNPSSRSAIQLPENPAEDGNVGQMLYRIEDKGKEYGSYKKSGKFRWFVRETGSPKSRRGTVVFIHGAPTQSYSYRVVMSQLSDAGFHCFAPDWIGFGFSDKPQPGYGFNYTEKEFHEELDRLLEVLGIKSPFFLVVQGFLVGSYGLTWALKNPSSISKLAILNSPLTVSSPTPGLFQKLRIPLYGEFTCQNAVMAERFIEAGSPYVLKLEKADVYRLPYLSSGGPGFALLEAARKANFNQILSQISTGFASGSWDKPILLAWGISDKYLPQSIAEEFQKGNPSNIKLKLIEGAGHMPQEDWPEKVVDALRMFF; encoded by the exons ATGGCTGACATCTTCCTCTTCCCCCTCAACTTACTGAATCTAAAGAAGAAGCCAAAAGAATG GAGTAGCAGTCACAATATGAGGAATAACAGCGGCCAGTGGTTAGTCAGCAGGAGAGCAAGAATCTCAACTGTCAGGTCTTCAGATGAGAAGGATGGCAAAGACACCGACTCCCCTGCCTTCAATCCTTTCGGGTTCGTCACGGATAATCCGTCGAGCAGAAGCGCCATTCAGCTTCCCGAGAACCCCGCCGAAGACGGCAATGTCGGTCAAATGCTCTAC AGGATAGAAGACAAGGGGAAGGAGTATGGCTCCTATAAGAAATCTGGCAAGTTCAGATGGTTTGTAAGAGAAACAG GATCACCCAAAAGCCGCCGTGGAACAGTAGTCTTCATTCATGGTGCTCCAACACAGTCTTACAGTTACCGAGTAGTCATGTCCCAG TTGTCTGATGCTGGGTTCCACTGTTTCGCTCCTGACTGGATAGGATTTGGCTTCAGTGACAAACCACAGCCTGGATATGGCTTTAACTACACAG AAAAGGAGTTCCATGAAGAACTTGACAGGTTGCTTGAAGTTCTCGGTATCAAGTCTCCTTTCTTCCTAGTTGTTCAG GGCTTTCTCGTAGGTTCTTATGGATTAACTTGGGCTTTGAAAAACCCGAGCAGTATATCTAAGCTTGCTATTTTGAATAGTCCATTGACTGTCTCATCCCCCACACCTGGATTGTTCCAAAAGCTAAG GATTCCACTCTATGGTGAGTTCACGTGCCAGAATGCTGTGATGGCCGAGCGATTCATTGAAGCAGGTAGCCC TTATGTGCTGAAGCTGGAGAAGGCCGATGTCTATAGGTTACCTTATCTATCAAGCGGGGGACCTGGATTTG CCCTGCTTGAAGCTGCGAGGAAAGCTAACTTCAATCAAATTTTAAGCCAAATATCCACTGGCTTTGCTTCTGGAAG CTGGGACAAGCCCATATTGCTTGCTTGGGGCATTTCGGACAAGTATTTGCCTCAGTCCATTGCAGAGGAATTTCAGAAAGGGAACCCCTCCAATATCAAGCTTAAGTTGATTGAAGGAGCCGGTCACATGCCCCAAGAGGACTG GCCTGAGAAAGTTGTGGACGCCTTGCGAATGTTCTTCTAA
- the LOC116198987 gene encoding protein FAR1-RELATED SEQUENCE 6: protein MEEVPLIDDRGAVEGECSGKQGERDDAEAQFGVENRLSEVRKEFVPPAIGMEFESYDDAYNYYSCYAKEVGFRVRVKNSWFKRNSREKYGAVLCCSSQGFKRIKDANRLRKETRTGCPAMIRMRLVDSKRWRILEVSLEHNHLLGTKSYRAIKKMGNGTKRKSQLGNADNAEVRTIKLYQALVIDSAGNGNLNSNAREVRNFSDKNQLNLRKGDTQAIYNYFCRMQLTNPGFFYLMDLNEVGRLRNVFWADARCRASCGYFSDVIYFDNSYISSKFEVPLVAFVGLNHHGQPVLLGCGLLAGETVESYEWVFKSWLTCMSGLTPQTIISDRCKVIQNAIAEVFPRSAHRFSLSHIMRKVPEKLGGLQNYDAIRKALIKVVYESLKVIEFESAWGFMVQQFGVGAHEWLRGLYEDRVKWAPVYLKDTFFAGMSAARPGEVLSPFFQKYVHKQTPLKEFLDKYELALQKRHKEEALTDIESRNSRPGLKTRCFFELQLSRVYTRDIFKKVQFEVEEMYSCFSTTQLHIDGPIVIFLVKERVPGEGNRREIRDYEVLYNRSASEVCCICSCFNFYGYLCRHALCVLNFNGVEEIPSKYILPRWKKDYKRVHIPELRSGDANVGDRAQRFNQLFRSALQIVEEGVISLEHYKAALQTFEESLNRVHNVDDRQE, encoded by the coding sequence ATGGAAGAAGTGCCTCTGATCGATGATCGAGGTGCAGTCGAGGGTGAATGCAGTGGGAAACAAGGGGAGAGGGACGATGCTGAAGCCCAATTCGGTGTGGAAAACCGTTTGTCTGAAGTAAGGAAGGAGTTTGTCCCGCCTGCTATCGGGATGGAGTTTGAGTCCTATGATGATGCTTATAATTACTACAGTTGCTATGCCAAGGAAGTGGGATTCCGTGTTCGAGTGAAGAACTCGTGGTTCAAGCGGAACAGCAGGGAAAAGTATGGAGCAGTGCTCTGCTGCAGTAGCCAAGGATTTAAGAGAATTAAGGACGCAAATCGTCTACGGAAGGAGACCCGAACTGGATGCCCTGCGATGATAAGGATGCGACTGGTAGACTCCAAGAGGTGGAGGATTCTCGAAGTGAGTCTCGAACACAACCATTTGCTTGGCACCAAGAGCTACAGGGCAATCAAAAAGATGGGCAATGGGACCAAAAGGAAGTCTCAGTTGGGTAATGCTGATAATGCTGAAGTACGGACTATCAAGTTATACCAGGCGCTCGTGATAGATTCGGCTGGCAATGGGAACTTGAATTCAAATGCAAGAGAAGTCAGGAACTTTTCCGATAAGAATCAGCTGAACCTTCGGAAAGGAGACACACAGGCTATCTATAACTACTTCTGCAGGATGCAGTTGACTAACCCCGGTTTCTTCTACTTGATGGATCTGAATGAAGTTGGCCGATTAAGGAATGTGTTCTGGGCTGATGCTCGGTGTAGGGCTTCATGTGGCTACTTCAGTGATGTTATCTATTTCGATAATTCATACATATCAAGCAAATTTGAGGTCCCACTTGTGGCATTTGTTGGATTAAACCACCATGGGCAACCGGTCCTGCTGGGCTGTGGCTTGCTTGCAGGTGAGACAGTGGAGTCTTATGAATGGGTGTTCAAGTCATGGCTTACTTGTATGTCGGGACTGACTCCGCAGACTATCATCTCAGATCGATGTAAAGTTATACAGAATGCCATAGCTGAGGTTTTTCCTAGATCTGCCCATCGTTTCAGTCTATCACATATCATGAGAAAAGTTCCTGAAAAGCTGGGAGGACTTCAAAACTATGATGCCATCAGGAAGGCTTTGATTAAAGTGGTATATGAATCTCTGAAAGTGATCGAGTTCGAGTCTGCCTGGGGGTTTATGGTCCAGCAGTTTGGGGTCGGTGCCCATGAATGGCTTAGAGGGTTATATGAAGACCGAGTTAAATGGGCTCCTGTGTACTTGAAAGACACATTCTTTGCAGGGATGTCTGCTGCTCGACCCGGTGAAGTACTGAGCCCATTCTTTCAGAAATACGTGCATAAACAGACCCCTTTGAAGGAATTTCTTGATAAGTATGAATTAGCGTTGCAGAAGAGGCATAAGGAAGAAGCCCTCACAGATATAGAGTCGAGGAACTCGAGGCCGGGATTAAAGACTCGGTGTTTTTTTGAGCTGCAGCTCTCTAGGGTATACACGAGGGACATATTTAAGAAGGTCCAGTTTGAGGTTGAGGAGATGTACTCTTGTTTTAGCACGACACAGTTACACATCGATGGGCCGATTGTCATATTCCTAGTGAAGGAGCGTGTCCCAGGGGAAGGAAATCGGAGGGAGATTAGGGACTACGAAGTCTTGTACAACAGATCGGCCAGTGAGGTTTGTTGCATCTGCAGCTGCTTCAATTTCTACGGCTATCTCTGCAGGCATGCCCTATGTGTGCTAAACTTTAACGGGGTTGAAGAAATTCCTTCGAAGTACATTCTCCCGAGATGGAAGAAGGATTACAAGCGTGTACATATTCCCGAACTGCGGTCGGGAGATGCGAATGTTGGTGATCGAGCGCAACGGTTCAACCAGTTGTTTCGGAGTGCCCTGCAGATTGTAGAGGAGGGGGTGATCTCTCTTGAACATTACAAGGCTGCTCTGCAAACCTTCGAGGAATCACTCAATAGGGTTCATAATGTTGATGATAGGCAGGAATAG
- the LOC116199144 gene encoding uncharacterized protein LOC116199144: MKFKAFLTDNGVSLLEKRFLPALDKLGKLCHLYLTRDHFFFLHNLLNGDGVQSIAQFRTPALFDDYRISSQNDDRIAFSVDVSLLLRAVRSSAAVRTDDGSAASSDQDHCLQIKLVKKLPANSTQPLPFLTFETKGHRSAVIQDVPISKPLSRALVLELQTALDAAQSLPMTLVQVPDMNQLQGFMDRMRHVGDSLNVSISKCGDLHLQISTTLITLGAEFQKLLVIGDRAEAPASDRNLSAQSWFERAITRGDAQSVQVSVKHFAKSLHCHLAKPDCAFYGIGEQGSCLTVIFQFFIPGSRQTDKSISFHCRLPVLDTGSN, encoded by the exons ATGAAGTTCAAGGCGTTTCTGACGGACAACGGCGTCAGCCTCCTCGAGAAGCGGTTCCTCCCAGCCCTAGACAAGCTGGGGAAGCTCTGCCACCTCTACCTCACCCGCGAccacttcttcttcctccacaACCTCCTTAACGGCGACGGTGTCCAGTCCATCGCTCAGTTCAGGACCCCCGCCCTCTTCGACGACTACCGCATCTCCAGCCAGAACGACGACCGCATCGCCTTCTCCGTCGACGTTTCCCTCCTCCTCCGTGCCGTGCGTAGCAGCGCCGCCGTCCGTACCGACGACGGGTCCGCAGCATCCTCCGATCAGGATCACTGCCTCCAGATCAAGCTCGTGAAAAAGCTCCCAGCGAACAGCACTCAGCCCCTGCCGTTCCTCACGTTCGAGACCAAAGGCCACAGGTCCGCGGTGATTCAGGATGTCCCGATCTCGAAGCCTCTGTCAAGAGCCCTGGTCCTCGAACTCCAGACTGCTCTCGATGCGGCTCAGTCTCTTCCCATGACTCTCGTTCAG GTGCCCGATATGAATCAGCTGCAGGGCTTCATGGACCGAATGAGGCACGTTGGGGACTCGCTCAATGTCTCTATCAGCAAGTGCGGAGACCTCCATCTCCAAATCTCAACTACCTTGATCACACTCGGAGCTGAGTTTCAGAAATTACTAGTTATTGGAGATCGAGCAGAGGCTCCAGCCAGTGACCGGAATCTGAGTGCTCAGTCTTGGTTCGAGAGGGCGATTACGAGAGGGGATGCTCAGTCCGTGCAAGTGAGCGTGAAGCACTTTGCAAAGAGCCTCCACTGTCACTTGGCAAAACCAGATTGTGCCTTCTACGGGATCGGCGAGCAAGGCTCTTGCTTGACAGTGATATTCCAGTTCTTCATCCCGGGTTCCCGACAAACAGATAAGTCGATCAGCTTCCATTGTAGGCTTCCTGTTCTCGACACGGGATCAAACTGA